A window from Limanda limanda chromosome 14, fLimLim1.1, whole genome shotgun sequence encodes these proteins:
- the LOC133019973 gene encoding olfactory receptor 2AT4-like, which yields MSLPRTVLNDSVIVHPPGFYIIGFLKIPSVNVYFIFLAFVYVVTVLFNSLLIYVVVSNRCLHTPKFLAVVNLAVIDLILNTCTIPSMIKIFLFKDNFIPFNLCFVQVYVYYSCVSLESYALAILAYDRLIAICFPLRQNSINTIRSMSCIVGLKWCILLALEAFPIIILTRLSFCRSVSVFSYFCDYAPVFRLACNDYTMHWSAASGMTFVGLGIPLIFIFLSYLSILVTVFRMKSLGTRFKALATCVEHLILVTIFFIPLLVIFMIGFFLRVVEPDQRVLSLSLASCIPPCVNPIVYSLKTKEIKVRALALIRKHKISTLPKN from the coding sequence ATGTCTCTTCCCAGGACTGTTTTAAACGACTCTGTCATCGTTCATCCTCCAGGCTTCTACATCATTGGATTTTTGAAGATTCCCTCCGTCAACGTCTACTTCATCTTTCTGGCTTTTGTCTACGTGGTCACGGTTCTCTTCAACAGTTTGTTGATCTATGTAGTTGTCTCTAATCGTTGCTTACACACTCCAAAGTTTCTGGCTGTGGTCAACCTGGCAGTGATCGATTTGATCCTGAACACGTGCACGATTCCCAGCATGATAAAGATATTTCTCTTTAAGGATAACTTCATTCCATTCAACCTATGTTTTGTACAAGTGTATGTGTATTACAGCTGTGTCTCATTGGAATCGTACGCTCTTGCTATACTTGCTTATGACCGGTTGATTGCAATATGTTTCCCTCTGCGTCAGAACTCGATCAACACAATACGAAGCATGTCTTGTATTGTCGGCCTGAAGTGGTGTATTTTACTGGCCCTGGAAGCATTTCCAATCATTATATTGACCCGACTGTCTTTCTGCAGATCTGTCAGTGTGTTCAGCTACTTCTGTGACTATGCACCTGTGTTCAGACTCGCCTGTAATGACTACACCATGCACTGGTCTGCAGCTTCTGGCATGACTTTTGTGGGCCTCGGAATTCCCTtgatctttatttttctgtcttaccTCAGCATCCTGGTGACAGTGTTCAGGATGAAATCTTTAGGAACTCGATTCAAAGCTTTGGCCACGTGTGTTGAACATTTAATCCTTGTTACTATATTTTTCATTCCTCTCCTGGTCATTTTCATGATTGGGTTTTTTCTGAGAGTCGTTGAGCCGGACCAGCGTGTGCTCAGTCTGTCTCTTGCCTCCTGCATCCCCCCCTGCGTGAATCCTATTGTATATTCATTGAAAACTAAAGAGATAAAAGTCAGAGCACTGGCACTGAtcagaaaacataaaatcagCACACTACCAAAAAACTAA
- the LOC133019811 gene encoding LOW QUALITY PROTEIN: olfactory receptor 1M1-like (The sequence of the model RefSeq protein was modified relative to this genomic sequence to represent the inferred CDS: deleted 2 bases in 1 codon) yields MLMSLFFRLKSLHTEANLKHSASGAQMSFPRTVLNNSVIVHPPGFYIIGFLKIPSVNIYFIFLAFVYVVTVLFNSLLIYVVVSNRCLHTPKFVAVVNLAVIDLILNTCTIPSMIKVFLVKNNFIPFNLCFVQMFVYYSCVSLESYALAILAYDRLIAICFPLRQNSINTIRNMSYIVGLKWCVALAAEAFTIIIMTRLSFCRSVSVFSYFCDYAPVFRLACNDYSMHWSAASGMTFMGLGLPLIFIFLSYLSILVTVFRMKSLGSRFKALATCVEHLILVAIFYIPLLVIFMIGFFLKVVEPDQRVLSLSLASCIPPCVNPIVYSLKTKEIKVRALALIRKNKISTLQKD; encoded by the exons ATGTTAATGTCCTTGTTCTTTAGACTGAAGAGCCTTCACACAGAGGCCAACCTCAAGCACTCAGCCTCTGGAGCTCAA ATGTCTTTTCCCAGGACTGTTTTAAACAACTCTGTCATCGTTCATCCTCCAGGCTTCTACATCATTGGATTTTTGAAGATTCCCTCCGTCAACATTTACTTCATCTTTCTGGCTTTTGTCTACGTGGTCACGGTTCTCTTCAACAGTTTGTTGATTTATGTAGTTGTCTCTAATCGTTGCTTACACACTCCAAAGTTTGTAGCTGTGGTCAACCTGGCAGTGATCGATTTGATCCTGAACACGTGCACGATTCCCAGCATGATAAAGGTATTTCTCGTGAAGAATAACTTCATTCCATTCAACCTATGTTTTGTacaaatgtttgtgtattacAGCTGTGTCTCATTGGAGTCGTACGCTCTTGCTATACTTGCTTATGACCGGTTGATTGCAATATGTTTCCCTCTGCGTCAGAACTCGATCAACACAATACGAAACATGTCTTATATTGTCGGCCTGAAGTGGTGTGTTGCTCTGGCCGCGGAAGCATTTACAATCATTATAATGACCCGACTGTCTTTCTGCAGATCTGTCAGTGTGTTCAGCTACTTCTGTGACTATGCACCTGTGTTCAGACTCGCCTGTAATGACTACAGCATGCACTGGTCTGCAGCTTCTGGCATGACTTTTATGGGCCTCGGACTTCCCTtgatctttatttttctgtcttaccTCAGCATTCTGGTGACAGTGTTCAGGATGAAATCTTTAGGAAGTCGATTCAAAGCTTTGGCCACGTGTGTTGAACATTTAATCCTTGTTGCTATATTTTACATTCCTCTACTGGTCATTTTCATGATTGGGTTTTTTCTGAAAGTCGTTGAGCCGGACCAGCGTGTGCTCAGTCTGTCTCTGGCCTCCTGCATCCCCCCCTGCGTGAATCCTATTGTATATTCATTGAaaactaaagaaataaaagtcagAGCACTGGCACTgatcagaaaaaataaaatcagcacACTACAAAAAGACTAA
- the LOC133019812 gene encoding olfactory receptor 1M1-like, producing MSFPRTVLNDSVIVHPPGFYIIGFLKIPSVNVYFIFLAFVYVVTVLFNSLLIYVVVSNRCLHTPKFLAVVNLAVIDLILNTCTIPSMINIFLMKNNFIPFNLCLVQMFVYYTSVSLESYALAILAYDRLIAICFPLRQNSINTIRSMSCIVGLMWCVALGVTAFTIIIMTRLSFCRSVTVFSYFCDYAPVFRLACNDYTMHWSAASGMTFMCLGLPLIFIFLSYLSILVTVFRMKSLGGRFKALATCVEHLILVTIFYVPLLVIFLIGFFLRVIEPDQRVLSLSLASCIPPCVNPIVYSLKTKEIKVRALALIRKHKISTLQKKKSWRVNNTQR from the coding sequence ATGTCTTTTCCCAGGACTGTTTTAAACGACTCTGTCATCGTTCATCCTCCAGGCTTCTACATCATTGGATTTTTGAAGATTCCCTCCGTCAACGTCTACTTCATCTTTCTGGCTTTTGTCTACGTGGTCACCGTTCTCTTCAACAGTTTGTTGATCTATGTAGTTGTCTCTAATCGTTGCTTACACACTCCAAAGTTTCTGGCTGTGGTCAACCTGGCAGTGATCGATTTGATCCTGAACACGTGCACGATTCCCAGCATGATAAATATATTTCTCATGAAGAATAACTTCATTCCATTCAACCTATGTCTTGTacaaatgtttgtgtattataCCAGTGTCTCATTGGAGTCGTACGCTCTTGCTATACTTGCTTATGACCGGTTGATTGCAATATGTTTCCCTTTGCGTCAGAACTCGATTAACACAATACGAAGCATGTCTTGTATTGTCGGCCTGATGTGGTGTGTTGCTCTGGGAGTGACGGCATTTACAATCATTATAATGACCCGACTGTCTTTCTGCAGATCTGTCACTGTGTTCAGCTACTTCTGTGACTATGCACCTGTGTTCAGACTCGCCTGTAATGACTACACCATGCACTGGTCTGCAGCTTCTGGCATGACTTTTATGTGCCTCGGACTTCCCTtgatctttatttttctgtcttaccTCAGCATCCTGGTGACAGTGTTCAGGATGAAATCTTTAGGAGGTCGATTCAAAGCTTTGGCCACGTGTGTTGAACATTTAATCCTTGTTACTATATTTTACGTTCCTCTACTGGTCATTTTCCTGATTGGGTTTTTTCTGAGAGTTATTGAGCCGGACCAGCGTGTGCTCAGTCTGTCTCTTGCCTCCTGCATCCCCCCCTGCGTGAATCCTATTGTATATTCATTGAaaactaaagaaataaaagtcagAGCCCTGGCACTGAtcagaaaacataaaatcagcacactacaaaaaaaaaagtcttggAGGGTCAACAACACCCAGCGATAA
- the LOC133019632 gene encoding cytochrome c oxidase assembly factor 4 homolog, mitochondrial-like has translation MASPSPHDRSRNDDEDDPVDRMISRTGCAEVHYAVQECMAEHQDWRVCQSQVQTFKDCMMDFQKARKEQLMKQRPMSTESASN, from the coding sequence ATGGCGTCCCCTTCACCCCACGACCGCAGCCGGAATGATGACGAGGACGACCCGGTGGATCGGATGATATCCCGGACTGGATGTGCCGAGGTGCACTACGCTGTGCAGGAGTGCATGGCTGAGCACCAGGACTGGCGAGTGTGCCAGAGCCAGGTCCAGACTTTCAAGGACTGCATGATGGATTTCCAAAAAGCCCGGAAAGAACAGCTGATGAAGCAGCGGCCAATGTCCACTGAGTCTGCTTCCAACTGA
- the LOC133019833 gene encoding olfactory receptor 51E2-like encodes MSFPRTVLNDSVIVHPPGFYIIGLLKIPSVNVYFIFLAFVYVVTVLFNSLLIYVVVSNRCLHTPKFLAVVNLAVIDLILNTCTIPSMIKIFLFKDNFIPFDLCFVQMFVYYTSVSLESYALAILAYDRLIAICFPLRQNSINTIRSMSCVVGLTWCLGLGVMAFPIIIMTRLSFCRSVTVFSYFCDYAPVFRLACNDYTMQWSAASGMTFMCLGLPLIFIFLSYLSILLTVFRMKSLGSRFKALATCVEHLILVTIFYIPLLVIFMIGFFGRVVEPNQRVLSLSLASCIPPCVNPIVYSLKTKEIKVRALALIRKHKISTLQKD; translated from the coding sequence ATGTCTTTTCCCAGGACTGTTTTAAACGACTCTGTCATCGTTCATCCTCCAGGCTTCTACATCATTGGATTATTGAAGATTCCCTCCGTCAACGTCTACTTCATCTTTCTGGCTTTTGTCTACGTGGTCACGGTTCTCTTCAACAGTTTGTTGATCTATGTAGTTGTCTCTAATCGTTGCTTACACACTCCAAAGTTTCTGGCTGTGGTCAACCTGGCAGTGATCGATTTGATCCTGAACACGTGCACGATTCCCAGCATGATAAAGATATTTCTCTTTAAGGATAACTTCATTCCATTCGACCTATGTTTTGTACAAATGTTCGTGTATTATACCAGTGTCTCATTGGAGTCGTACGCTCTTGCTATACTTGCTTATGACCGGTTGATTGCAATATGTTTCCCTCTGCGTCAGAACTCGATCAACACAATACGAAGCATGTCTTGTGTTGTCGGCCTGACGTGGTGTCTTGGTCTGGGAGTGATGGCATTTCCAATCATTATAATGACCCGACTGTCTTTCTGCAGATCAGTCACTGTGTTCAGCTACTTCTGTGACTATGCACCTGTGTTCAGACTTGCCTGTAATGACTACACCATGCAATGGTCTGCAGCTTCTGGCATGACTTTTATGTGCCTTGGACTACCCTTGatctttatttttctatctTACCTCAGCATCCTGCTGACAGTGTTCAGGATGAAATCTTTAGGAAGTCGATTCAAAGCTTTGGCCACGTGTGTTGAACATTTAATCCTTGTTACTATATTTTACATTCCTCTACTGGTCATTTTCATGATTGGGTTTTTTGGGAGAGTCGTTGAGCCGAACCAGCGTGTGCTCAGTCTGTCTCTTGCCTCCTGCATCCCCCCCTGCGTGAATCCTATTGTATATTCATTGAAAACTAAAGAGATAAAAGTCAGAGCACTGGCACTGAtcagaaaacataaaatcagCACACTACAAAAAGACTAA
- the LOC133019953 gene encoding olfactory receptor 2AT4-like produces MSFPRTVLNDSVIVHPPGFYIIGFLKIPSVNVYFIFLAFVYVVTVLFNSLLIYVVVSNRCLHTPKFLAVVNLAVIDLILNTCTIPSMIKIFLMKDNFIPFNLCFVQMYVYYSCVSLESYALAILAYDRLIAICFPLRQNSINTIRSMSCIVGLKWCVALAVMASITIIMTRLSFCRSVSVFSYFCDYAPVFRLACNDYTMHWSAASGMTFMTLGLPLIFIFLSYLSILVTVFRMKSLGSRFKALATCVEHLILVTIFYIPLLVIFLIGFFLRVVEPNQRVLSLSLASCIPPCVNPIVYSLKTKEIKVRALALIRKNKISTLQKN; encoded by the coding sequence ATGTCTTTTCCCAGGACTGTTTTAAACGACTCTGTCATCGTTCATCCTCCAGGCTTCTACATCATTGGATTTTTGAAGATTCCCTCCGTCAACGTCTACTTCATCTTTCTGGCTTTTGTCTACGTGGTCACGGTTCTCTTCAACAGTTTATTGATCTATGTAGTTGTCTCTAATCGTTGCTTACACACTCCAAAGTTTCTGGCTGTGGTCAACCTGGCAGTGATCGATTTGATCCTGAACACGTGCACGATTCCCAGCATGATAAAGATATTTCTCATGAAGGATAACTTCATTCCATTCAACCTATGTTTTGTACAAATGTACGTGTATTACAGCTGTGTCTCATTGGAGTCGTACGCTCTTGCTATACTTGCTTATGACCGGTTGATTGCAATATGCTTCCCTTTGCGTCAGAACTCGATCAACACAATAAGAAGCATGTCTTGTATTGTCGGCCTGAAGTGGTGTGTTGCTCTGGCCGTGATGGCATCTATAACCATTATAATGACCCGACTGTCTTTCTGCAGATCTGTCAGTGTGTTCAGCTACTTCTGTGACTATGCACCTGTGTTCAGACTCGCCTGTAATGACTACACCATGCACTGGTCTGCAGCTTCTGGCATGACTTTTATGACCCTTGGACTTCCCTTGatctttatttttctatctTACCTCAGCATCCTGGTGACAGTGTTCAGGATGAAATCTTTAGGAAGTCGATTCAAAGCTTTGGCCACGTGTGTTGAACATTTAATCCTTGTTACTATATTTTACATTCCTCTACTGGTCATTTTCCTGATTGGGTTTTTTCTGAGAGTCGTTGAGCCGAACCAGCGTGTGCTCAGTCTTTCTCTTGCCTCCTGCATCCCCCCCTGCGTGAATCCTATTGTATATTCATTGAAAACTAAAGAGATAAAAGTCAGAGCCCTGGCACTgatcagaaaaaataaaatcagcacATTACAAAAAAACTAA